Sequence from the Streptomyces peucetius genome:
GTACGGCGATGAGGAACGTCATGAAGGAGAAGAACGGCAGCAGCACTCCGCCGGTGACGTACATGTGGTGCGCCCACACGGTCACGGACAGACCGGCGATCGCGATCGTCGCGCCGATCAGGCCGATGTAACCGAACATCGGCTTGCGGGAGAAGACCGGGATGATCTCCGAGACGATGCCGAAGAACGGCAGGGCGATGATGTACACCTCTGGATGGCCGAAGAACCAGAAGAGGTGCTGCCACAGCAGCGCGCCGCCATTGGACGCGTCGAAGATGTGCGACCCGAACTTGCGGTCCGCCTCCAGGGCGAACAGCGCCGCCGCGAGCACCGGGAAGGCCAGCAGGACCAGCACACCGGTCAGCAGGACGTTCCAGGTGAAGATCGGCATCCGGAACATCGTCATGCCGGGGGCGCGCATGCAGATGATCGTGGTGATGAAGTTGACCGAACCGAGGATCGTGCCGAAGCCGGAAAAGGCCAGACCCATGATCCACATGTCGGCGCCGACACCCGGCGAGCGGACCGCGTCCGACAGCGGGGAGTAGGCGAACCAGCCGAAGTCGGCCGCACCCTGCGGGGTGAGGAAGCCGGCCACCGCGATCAGCGAGCCGAAGAGGTACAGCCAGTACGCGAACATGTTCAGCCGCGGGAACGCCACGTCCGGCGCGCCGATCTGCAGCGGCATGATCCAGTTCGCGAACCCGGCGAACAGCGGCGTCGCGAACATCAGCAGCATGATCGTGCCGTGCATCGTGAACGCCTGGTTGAACTGCTCGTTCGACATGATCTGCGTACCCGGCCGGGCCAGTTCGGCGCGCATGAAGAGCGCCATCAGGCCACCGATGCAGAAGAAGACGAACGAGGTGACGAGGTAGAGCGTGCCGATCGTCTTGTGGTCGGTGGTCGTCAGCCACTTCACCACGACGCTGCCGGGCTGCTTGCGCCGCAGGGGCAGCTCGTTCTCGTACGAGTCTTCATCTGCCGCGGCGGCACCCTGGGGTTCGTTGAGGATGCTCACAGTTGGTTCTTCTCCGCATTCCTGGCCGGGTCCGTCTGCTCAATGCCCGACGGGATGAAGCCGGTCTGCCCCTTCTCGGCAAGCTCCTTCAGGTGCTGCTGGTAGCGCTCCGGGGAGACGACCTTGACATTGAAGAGCATCCGGGAGTGGTCGACGCCGCAGAGCTCGGCGCACTTGCCCATGAAGGTGCCCTCCCGCGTGGGGGTCACCTCGAAGACGTTGGTGTGGCCGGGGATGACGTCCTGCTTGAACAGGAAGGGGACCACCCAGAAGGAGTGGATGACGTCACGCGAGGTCAGGATGAACCGGACCTTCTCCCCCTTGGGCAGCCAGAGCGTGGGGCCCGGGTTGCCGTTCTGCGGGTTCCGGGTGCCGGGGATACCTGCGTCGTAGACGCCCTCCGCACCCTCCGGGAAGTCGTTGCCGTACTTGTCCGGGATCGCGTTCAGTTCCTTGTTCGCGGCCGCGTCCCCGGTGGCCGGGTTCCCGTCCACGTCCTCGAGGTAGTTGAAGCCCCAGCTCCACTGGTAGCCGACCACGTTGATGGTGTGGGTGGGCTTGTCGGAGAGCTCGAGGAGCTTCGACTCATCGCGCGCGGTGAAGTAGAAGAACACCGAGACGATGATGATCGGGACCACGGTGTACAGCGCCTCGATGGGCATGTTGTACCGGGTCTGCGGAGGAATCTCGACCTTGGTGCGGGTGCGCCGGTGGAAGAAAACGCTCCACAGGATCAGGCCCCACACCAGGACGCCCGTGGCGAGCGCGGCCGCCCACGAGCCCTGCCAGAGGGAGAGGATCCGCGGTGCCTCCTCCGTGACAGGGGTGGGCATTCCGAGGCGGGGGAAATCCTCCCAGTTGTACGAACAACCGGAGGCGGTAGCCAGGATCAGGCCCGCAGTCAGCACCTGCGGCAGCTTCCGCCGCATCGGGCGCCGAGACATGGGGGTACCGCCCCCGCCCTTCAGGCGGTGGGGGAGGTCGGAGCCGTTGGGACTCACGTAGCGCCTTCCCGAGAGTCTCGGCCCGCGCGGCCGGCCGCGGCCGTCACGCTGGTCGGTCGCCGGCCCTGACGCGGGCAGGGGTTTGGATGTTTATGCGGACCAAACCCTACTGGACGCTATTTGGGGTCGCGCGGGGAGGGTGCCCAACGCGCCGTCCGACACTCCGAAGGGGTGGCCGACCCCCTCCGACGAGGTACGGAGCGCCCCGGAATGCCCGCTTCCGGATAACAACTGACGCCCTCTCTCCTGGCGGGGGTTAGCGTGACGACGTGCCCTACTTCGACGCCGCCTCGGCAGCTCCCCTGCACCCCGTCGCCCGCCAGGCCCTGCAGGCCTCCCTCGACGAGGGCTGGGCCGACCCCGCCAGGCTCTACCGCGAGGGCCGCCGCGCCCGGCTGCTGCTCGACGCGGCCAGGGAGGCCGCGGCGGAGGCCGTGGGGTGCCGCCCGGACGAGCTGGTCTTCACTCCTTCGGGGACCCAGGCCGTCCACACGGGAATCTCCGGAGCGCTGGCCGGGCGCCGGCGTGTCGGCCGCCGTCTCGTCGTCTCCTCCGTCGAACACTCCGCGGTTCTCCACGCGGCGGCCGCGTGGGAGGCGGCCGGCGGCTCGGTGACCGAGGTCGGCGTGGACCGGCACGGGGCGGTGTCCCCCGACATGTACGCCGCGGAACTCGACGACACCACCGCACTGGCCTGCCTGCAGTCGGCCAACCACGAGGTCGGCACCGAACAGCCGGTGCGGGAGGTGGCCGAGGCGTGCGGCGCGGTGGGCGTGCCGCTGCTGGTGGACGCCGCCCAGTCCCTGGCCTGGGGGCCGGTCGACGGGGACTGGTCGCTGCTCACCGCGAGCGCGCACAAGTGGGGCGGTCCCGCGGGCGTCGGGCTCCTCGCCGTACGCAAGGGTGTCCGGTTCGCCCCGCAAGGC
This genomic interval carries:
- the ctaD gene encoding cytochrome c oxidase subunit I — encoded protein: MSILNEPQGAAAADEDSYENELPLRRKQPGSVVVKWLTTTDHKTIGTLYLVTSFVFFCIGGLMALFMRAELARPGTQIMSNEQFNQAFTMHGTIMLLMFATPLFAGFANWIMPLQIGAPDVAFPRLNMFAYWLYLFGSLIAVAGFLTPQGAADFGWFAYSPLSDAVRSPGVGADMWIMGLAFSGFGTILGSVNFITTIICMRAPGMTMFRMPIFTWNVLLTGVLVLLAFPVLAAALFALEADRKFGSHIFDASNGGALLWQHLFWFFGHPEVYIIALPFFGIVSEIIPVFSRKPMFGYIGLIGATIAIAGLSVTVWAHHMYVTGGVLLPFFSFMTFLIAVPTGVKFFNWIGTMWKGSLSFETPMLWTIGFLVTFTFGGLTGVILASPPLDFHVSDSYFVVAHFHYVVFGTVVFAMFAGFHYWWPKFTGKMLDERLGKITFWTLFIGFHGTFLVQHWLGAEGMPRRYADYLHADGFTALNTISTIASFLLGMSILPFMYNVWKTAKYGKKIEVDDPWGYGRSLEWATSCPPPRHNFLTLPRIRSESPAFDLHHPEIAALDQLEHGGHGGHGASVLAGGKEESK
- the coxB gene encoding cytochrome c oxidase subunit II, whose protein sequence is MSPNGSDLPHRLKGGGGTPMSRRPMRRKLPQVLTAGLILATASGCSYNWEDFPRLGMPTPVTEEAPRILSLWQGSWAAALATGVLVWGLILWSVFFHRRTRTKVEIPPQTRYNMPIEALYTVVPIIIVSVFFYFTARDESKLLELSDKPTHTINVVGYQWSWGFNYLEDVDGNPATGDAAANKELNAIPDKYGNDFPEGAEGVYDAGIPGTRNPQNGNPGPTLWLPKGEKVRFILTSRDVIHSFWVVPFLFKQDVIPGHTNVFEVTPTREGTFMGKCAELCGVDHSRMLFNVKVVSPERYQQHLKELAEKGQTGFIPSGIEQTDPARNAEKNQL